In Medicago truncatula cultivar Jemalong A17 unplaced genomic scaffold, MtrunA17r5.0-ANR MtrunA17Chr0c02, whole genome shotgun sequence, the DNA window ATTTCGAAAAATGTGATTATATTAATTGAGGTGGTTCTTGGATTAATAGTAGGTGTGCTATGTTAATATATAATACTTTGGTATATAAACTCTAAAGTATATTTGGTATAACAGACCATCcaaatttttttgtataatataATAATCTCATTTAAGAGatagaaataaaatatcatatcaACTAAATAAAAGgttgaataataaatagtatgagagttaaatatataataatagatGTTATAGCAAGATTGTTTGGAGTCAAAATGCTACAAAAAGTAATAATGTTTGGGAGTTGCATAATATCAGAATGAACTgatattgaaacaaaataatagaTTAGGAGCCACATACGGCTCTTAATAATTCCAAAAGTAGTGAAATTGTATTCTTAGAAAAGCAGTGATATATGATGAAAAttaatctttcttttctctcttgaTATTTCTCCTGATCTTAGTTGAAGACTGTTTGGTTGAGCATGTATCTGGGCTTTCGAAATCATCGGTAGGAAGTGAGTCTGCAATTCTTTTCCCTGGTGTGAGTGCAGATTGAATATCAGGTTCATTCTCACAGACAGCAGATAGCAGTGGCTGCAAGCACATAGTGAATGTGAAATTAATGCTCGATGGAAAAATATGACTGATATAGTAAAACAAAGACATTTGATAAACTTACAGTTGGGATGACCGATAAGATGTCCAGCTGAGAAAGAGTGGTATAATCTGGCATTTGGGACGAACCTACCtgacaaaattcaaattccaaAAATGTTGTGttaacaaatattaaatatgtaagaatacattttatatgatgtaaagcaaaatatataatttaccTCGCCTGTACCAACATTCTGAATAGGGAGAGCTTGatccttctaaaaaaaattaaaagattgtCTTAGTAACATATTTAGAATTGGTATGTTGACAAATGTTTGTTGTAACATAGATGTATGACTCATTGTAAAAGGAATACTTTCCAGTACCTCTGCTATTTCAACATTCTCAATAGGCACATTTTGATCGGTCTAAACATAAAGTATAAACGCgtgttaataatttaaattagaaTTCTTATATTCACAAATGTTTTTGCAACAAACATGTAAGATTGAGATGAGTTTGTAACCTCATTTTTTGGGAACAATTCTTTGATCTTTTCTATCAAACCTTCATCTTCCTTGACTGCTTGAACTGAACAACTGTCCCAAGATGGCTGCCACTTAACTTTACAAACCAACTTTCTATTTTCCAATTGGTCCAGATGAATTGGATATTCCAAAGGATTTGTGACACCAGCCTAATTGCAAGTGTTATTCCAAAAGTTGTGGATAATAAATTAAGactataatataaaaatcaataaatagaaACCTCAATCATAACCCTTTGCAGATCAGCAGCTGTAGTTCCAAGCAATTGATTGCACTCACGATCCCAGAAGAAAAACTTAGTTGCAAATCCATTATATTCCACTTCCAGCTCCAACTTAAAACTACATCATGAAAAACTTCTTATTAATAAACAGAAAGAGCATTTAACCGTATAGTTCTGAGATATGTACCGGAGATTGATAGCATTGGTCTCATGGTTTTCAGAACAGAATAGCGGTAAGGTATCACCCTTTGCAGCCCCTGTTGCACTTAGTGCACGCTTTGTAGTACCACCCATTCTTGGATGGTTTGACTTGATTAACTTCACAACAATCACACACAAAGTTGTCTGtgggagaaaataaaaagacacaccATGATATGTATTAGTTAATTTATAGatcatattataaaaaaaggaaaataataatgaGTTGAGAATTAGGTATCTAATAAGGAAGAAGATAGACCACCTCCGTGAGTTGCAAGATGTCATGTAGTGGTAGAACAACAGCACTACCAATGAACCTCTCAATAGATGAGTATTGTGTTAGAGATGATGAAGATGGGCTAAACATTTGAGATTGAACACTTAGTTGCTGACTTTGTGACGATCCTGTGTCATCAAGAGGCAACCTAAAACCAAATCATCAAAGTCAATACTTTGCTTAATATACTTGAATGTGAATATATTAATGACTAATTACCCTTGTTTGAATTGAAGCACCTCTGGTATTTCAGGATTGATAAATAGCTTTGTAGCATTCCATGAATTAGAGACTCCGAGTTCATATTTATCTATACAATGCCAAGTTGAATTGGAATCAGCCATTATTAGGTGAATTATTAATAGATTAAGAATGTAGTACTTAATAGTGGATAACCTGTGGCTTTCTTAATCTTAGCATTGTGCAGAAGAATGATAGTTGGTCCAGCCTGTGGCTTCCCCTGTACATATATAGAATTTTTATGATCAGATTGTTATTAAACCACAATGATATTATCTAAATAACATAAGAATAGGATCGTACTGTAAGTCTTTCATCCAAAAGTTGATTTGAATTTTCCTAGATCGAGGCACAGTTTGAGTGTATCCTAATTCATGAAAGGCTCCAATGACATCTATCAAGCACATCACAAATTCGTATTAAATACAAAATGCATTAAACAAAAGCTTAATTAAAAGAATGATGATTTAACCTATAAGGACATCGGGCCTTAGTACGCCCTTCTTTATCATATCAAATTCCTTGAAGCAGAATGGTGGTTTGGGTATGTCATGTTTATCGATGCTATCGATAGTTGTTGCAACATTAAACACCAGCCTAAACTTATGATTAGTTGCTTTGATGGTCATCTCATTTTTCTCAACATCAAAGTTTTGCAGAGTAAAAGTAGTGTTCTCAGCAACTCTACTCTTAAACTGATCTTTGAATTCATTTGGCAAAATGACTTGAATACGATCACCCTGAAAAATGTGACAACATATTATTCTTATGGCAATTAGaagcaaacaaaaaatactTGTTATAACAACAATATATTATAAACCAACAACATAGTTTGGTGAACTAAAAATCACCTCTTTGTCGCACCCCACCATCTCAATATGTTGTTTGTTCTTTGAATTTCCAACAGTCCATAAATCAACAACTCGAACAGCAATTTTCCACAAagattttgaatcattgaggctGTTAATTTTTTGGAAAGGCCTAGCCATTGTTGCTGTAAAAAACATGTTGACAATGACATTTTACAATGATTTCACATTCactttacaaaatatttaaaaaaatgcacaTGCATTTCAAACAATAATTTAAGTTGACATGTTGAACAAAGTTGATATAAAGTAaacgttttaaaaaaaaaatggaacattAACAAACGAAATAAAAATATGGGTTTTCTTTTACAATATATACTAATATTCTCAGATCTATTTCCTTAAATGAAACTGAACCAAAAAACAGgatctttgataaaaaaaaataaaacaaaaagcgTAAAAAAGATAGATAACAGCATTTGAGCAAataaggaaaaaacaaaaacataaaaaacaaacaataagcATAAAAAAGATAGATAACGGGATTTgagcaaataagaaaaaaacaaaaacatcaaaaacaaaGAATATTCAATATAAACGTTTTGAAATTATTACCAGGAAGATGAACAGTTGAGTATCACCTGCAAAATAAcaacaaaggaaaaaatgagATTTATGCTTAGAAATGGAACtgaaaaataaatggaagaaatgaaaaccaaatgagagagatagagagagagctACCAGAATTAgagaaatgaagagagagatgGTAGAACTGAGTTTGCAAGGAGAAGATTTGAAAAGAGAgtttctctttctcagcaaGTGTAAGTACAACTGAAGTGACATATGCTTTATTCAAAACACCTTTTCAAAATCTTTTGTTGGATTTCCATGCTTTCCCTCCCTTACGGAAGTTGAAGCCTTTTCTCCTTTGGAACCCTCTCTTTAACTCAAATGCTCACGTGTCACTTAATGGAGCTGTCCACTTGTCAAACAAAGCCGCAGCCAATTGTCACACATATAGGAAACCAAATGTCATGCCTGGAGGAAGCAGGTATTCTCTTCTTATATTATAGGAgatattaaatgatatattcTGGATTATCCATTGTATTAGAATAATAGAATAATATAATGATGTTTAATGaaattaactttaatttatattacCAAGTGTGGGGGCATTGTCACTTGACAGTCATTCAGGCATACTTGGATAATCAAATTATCAATAGATTTATGATTATCCGTGTTGATATTGTTGTCACTTGGAAATCATTCAAGTAGATCTGAATAGAAATCTACCTATTTATGCAATGTGGGGTATTGTTGCCTGAAAGTTTTTCAAATAGACGTGTATAATAAAACtaatcataaatttattttcccCCTTTGTGAAGATGTTGTCTCTTAGTATTTATCTAAGTAGACCTGATGAAATATATTATGGAAATTAGTTTGATAATATATGAGATATTGTTTACAGAATGGATAAAcctttatattaaaataatacaaagatGTCAAATAGATATGAATCTGATAAGAATAATTTGCAAGTAGATTTATCttattgatgaatatgttgtcgCTTAGTAGACAACTAAGCAgacttgtatttatttattgtttaatcCGAGTTTATTTTTATAGACTTGATGAAATATGAGGTTAATTGACTTAGAGAAGCCTTAGTCAATATATGTGAATTTAGCGGATCCGTATATAAAACCCCTTGGGAAGAAATTTAGGGAAACGAGACTATACCACTAGAAAACGACAAGTAATGGGAACCCAACCTTTGTGATTGGAGATCCCATGAAGAAGGTTAAATGGGTAAACACAAGTTACTTGTTAGTTCTGTTAGCACTAAAATAATGTTGTCTCTTTCCTATAGTGTATGATAATGGATGAGATGtggtaaataatataaatttgatgGATAAGTTGTTAAGACTTTTAATGATTACCATAAGCTCTTATGGGTGGTGTATGGTCGTAGCATACACTAGATGGAATCACCTATATGAGTGTCAAGTGGGGCCGCTTGCATGAGACCGTGGCGGGTCTCTAGAGCACTCAAGAATACCAGGCACGCGCATGGTCTATTAGCGCACAACAAGAATTGTGGGGGTGTAATGTGATTGTGAGACCTCTTGCATACAACAAGTGTCTTGGGTTCCATAGCTTGCTAAACCAATTCACTATGTGTTAAGTCTCATTAGTCTAGGACAAGTTACATAGCTTGCTAAACCGTTCCGATGCATTACATCTATGATGTTTACCCAAGAAAActctttttaacttttattttaacttttgaaatatgtgggagattgttgtaattttgagttttattttatttcaaaagttaattagaaatatgttttattttactaaactATTATTTTGACCACATGTTGATATTCTTAGTCAAAGTTATAAATGTGGGTTGCTTGCAATTAGCCGTATTAGTTGTTTTTCTCTTCCAACTCTTACTTTCACTTTGACCATGTGTTTATAACTTCCTAATTATAAGGAACCACCAAGCCTTCTCACAATAAGAAACTCACGTCCTTCATTTTTTCACAGTAGAAAACCGGACATACTTGTTACAGAGAACTCACatctacacaaaaaattaatttcctttttcttataaattcaAGTCAAGGTTTTCTGGGTGCATCTCCAGTGTATACATTCGAGTTGTTCTGTCACCTCTGACATGATTCATATCAGGGAAGAACTGTTGTATCATGGGAGGATATGCGTTTCTGAGGCGGATAAAATCCTCAAGGACAGTGACTATGTCACGCCTCAGGTTAGATAACAGGTTAGATAAAATCCTCAAGGACAGTGACTAGGGAAAAGTTACttgcgtggcgagcgatgaagttcatcactcgccgtggcgaggatcatagctcgggaggcgagcgatgaatgccggtacgggcagaatgcagttttcacctaaaaatcatcaactctcatggttttaagcctaatctcgattctagaattcatcataatcattaactaaggtctaaggacagtttctacatctttttaacaagttttcaccgtttaatcatcaattcactcaatttgacctaatttccgattcttcttaaactcatcctaattcatgttaaatgtaaccattgattcatagacttaataagattgcaagttagtctcacccttaccttaagaattGAAATCGCAGCTTTCTAGGCCTtcctcccttctcttggctttttctctcttttctccaaaaacgatCGTACGTactattttttctaaaactaggtcttcttctcctatttatatctcctcccatctgttttatcttattccacttataccactaaactctctaaattcacaaaacaacccccatctcaatatttattctattttcaaatcttattttattaaacaataaaataagtcactacACCTCAATCTCATAAATTATCTCAAATCACCAtaaatcacttatatattatataaatattatataactCACCTAAATAGCATCAGACGATCCTCATCCGCTGTCTGAGTACCAGATAAAGCAAACACTCTTCCACTTGCCCGAGCCTTCTTAGGCTCCTTGCACTGCGAACCAATGTGTCCTTCTTCATTGCATGCTTACACACTTCTTCATTGCAgttgaacaatcaccaattacatgtatcatgaataatcattaatcacatttcatgaacaatcaccaattacatgtatcatgaacaaatatcaattaacagttattcatacacaatcaccaatcatatacatcatgaacaatcaccgatcatatacatcaatcacaatcattatcaataatcattcatctcatttcatcatcAATCACCTATAacacataagactcatgttatgatatgcacttattgacacataaatgcatgtggtaccaaatctccaaaaggtcgtcacctccgatggacaagtcaacatcgcatgtaaggggtcactccttacataatctccgaagtaaaagaagCCGAACTCTTTTACAACGAcatcgactatgatgcatggacatgtataaggactcgataatgcgacaacaattaaCAATCtcaaactcaatatataggacaacacccaattatattgattatctccacaacattgcattatcaagaaaacatgcccacacaaataaatcatagcaTTCACCATCATGcctcaacatgattatcaataatcaacaatgtcattcaacatcaactatcacatatagtttcaccatttcaaacaattctcatattccaagtaagagaacatacaacatctcatgacaaatatcatatccaatatataatcattcaacatcaactatcacatatagtttcaccattcaagcattccttacattctaagtaagatagcagacacatctcatgataaacatcatatccaatacaatcattcattcacacatcttcacttagtcatataaggATAGTCACGATAGATTATAAGAAAATTGGTTCAAaggaaacatttccgacaaaaaccgtatcaagtggcaaacggccaacattgatagtTCCCAAGACAAAGCAACTTAGACAAGTTGAAAGctctcaaacaatcttaatcaatcatgtagtcatgcgcttaagccacttacaaactattagacattagttcaaagaatagcttaagttcgtatgagaaaacccaatttcacaatctttcacattcccacccaaaatattacttttgacatgattaagatgtttaacCAACCATACAAGTCCTACCTAAGTCTATAAGAGCTGTAGGTTTAACTTGTAATCCTatttagttcacaaaagttcattttgaCAAAATCCGACATTTCCTAAAATTCAAAGTTCCATATCATTTCTTCCATATtgcaaaatcaattcattttcaaaacaaaaccaagttaGGATCAAGCTATGATACTCTTAGAAGCTTaatcataaattgattgaataagGTTAGGTGTTTGATATCCATTGGCATACTTAAAAGTACACAAAAACACGAAAAAATGATGTTTCAGAATTCTGTAGAACTGACACGGTCGTGCCATCAGGAAGCACATTCGTGCTCCCTTTACAGGAGAAACTGACACGGTCGTGCCATCTAGACGCACGGTCGTGTCACCTCACCAGTACAGCAAAATGCATTTTTACGTTTTTGCGCAAAAAATCTTGTTTTCGAATCCGATTTCAGTTCCGTTTTCGCCAATGCATTCCTAACACTTAGACCATACATACCACACTTGAAAACTTGACatttaaacattaaaacaacttaatcaaacaCATCccaaaatgacttattttgCAAAAGCACTTAAAAACCACTTTTACTCAAAAACCCGTGTTCTTCCCAAAACGatttctctccaaaaccaagtgattaaaatagaaaatcataCCATCCTAATTCATTCTAACAACTTCCTTATCtcattcaacatcatcaaaatcaaacttcttCTTTATTAACCCATtttacaaaaccaccaacaacaactcattttctcaacaacaatcatgatatatgaacacccaagccataattcataatcaacaacatatctcaacaacaacaacatcaattgaaacttgattCACACcccaattcaacaacaacatgtcataagtcatcaattaagcataatttcacaacaacccattttcatacattatgaacatattatttcatcatcaaccattcatttaacatcaattAACGTATCcaaacatatctctacaacatgagcacgaatttcaaagattgggttcatgataatcacttattctcataatcaattatgcatagaatcaagagaaaaagaattaatcaaatgattatgataaagactaacccccttacctttgaagatgattatgcctaacccttgcttcaattcagctcctaggtcaccccaattgattcctcaagctttcccttcaacactcttgttcttctcttcacctctttctctctctacctctccctctctctaggaaaatgttttgtgaagtgaatgaatgatattttctatgacaaccctaatgttatctcccttaatgggctcaactcAAAactctaatgggcctaacccattctaacataattctaaaagtttctatacactcaacggtaattactaacaacggtaaaatataaccaacggtcactaacggtaaaaaaaaactaatcactacactagtaacttagtaaaataagggttctcactaaatattaaaataattctcgccaaaatatcatttttacccttacccgccaaatgacctaaatacccttctaatacggtaatccatgtaaatgcacccgatgacaataaaatacacacaatcacaattaatcacacacaaacacataataaaagtaattaaaataaatctagctaaaaatcgggctgttacaggtACCTCTAGCTGAGGTCCATACTTAGGAACATCCTCGTAGTATGCCGCCGTGGCTTTTTCTTTCTTGCATCTTTTCTTCTCATAACCTATCACTCCTGCAGTTGtagaaaaaatcttttaaaaatttagacaTAATCTGGATTTCTTCTGGCCAGATTTCCGTTAACCATGGGATTCTCGATTTCCCATACCTCCCCCATTTGCTCCATTTTCTTAGCAGCATTCTTTGTATTTATCATATCCTGAGGCAATCTATGTATTTGAACCCAAAACGGAACCCTGGTCAAATCTAGCTCTTATAGCAAGGCTTGTGGCAGTCACATTTGTATACTAAGCAAATGGTTCATAAAAACCCACGGTTCTTTCTACTTTTCTTATCTTCTGAAAATGTAATTAGATACAGATTGACGCCTAGATCAGAAATTGCAATACCTTCCGGATCTCCCCATCCTTTGGTGAGTATTGTCTTGACAGCTCCCTTGTTAAGGGTCTTCACTATTGATACTTCACTATTGCTCActattaactaattatccttcaacataaatcatcaacatattagcagcggattaaattcttcatcataattagacttggcacgcaggcctcatcaaaatatctcataaattcagttaaacaacttattcataaatcgaatacgtaaaggaacaagaaatagccacaaaagatctcatcccgttacgtatcagagcccctaaaaggacacagtgagggataaccactcacgacagcaacaccagctacttaaacttgatcacctgcaagttactcatacgaagagcaacatttccaagcagaaggggtgagatttcacaaaacaataatattaagcatataattcaacaattatatttaacaacaagaaaacatcataatattcatcatagataataatgtatcatttatcacttcattcatagttcatataaacaatcacaacttcacaacttatcatctttgactcgacaaatgcgactatgcaacttagacctcttatatgcatgtggtaccaatcaacgtaataagtattaatatacttctagggcatcaagcccccaacgtggtgagcaaaggctccagggcatcaagcccccaacaatgaatgctaatgcatggacacatcatcttaacaacttaaaacaacatcatcttataagtccaataatttggaacatcatcatcatcatcttagaccgactcatgcagcttagataaataacaaacagcaacataagTAGTATGCAAAATCATCATGATACAACAATATCGAATGTAATCATCAACGTCTCAATTATCAACATAATCCATTTAATGTATATAtacaacattataaacaacatcaattcatatGCATCAGTCTTACTGGAACAACAACAGtaagataaacaacttagtttctaacctctaagatcaactcacatcaactcgtgcgacaaagatcacATTTAACCTAAACAAGGCATTATGTAAGAcaagtactcgcgaggcgagagcctctgctcgccatggcgagttcaggttcAGTTCACAAAATTTCATTCTAaagtctttccaggttcaatctcattctccaatctttcctaatcattattagacatgttcaggcactcaaaaacatctaaggatcaactcaaaagtcaaaattacgaaatctgagtagctctctggtcatgctcgctaggCGAGGGGAAAttgttcgcgaggcgagcgataaacttcatccctcgcgaggcgaggatcatcgttcgcgacggcgagcgatgaatgttggctcgggcagaagtgcagttttcacgaaaattcatcttttctcatggtttttgtaacaccccgttttcccaacataaaaatttcgcataaataatcagagtttttcaacataaacggaatgtcacattcttttctttaaatcataaactgaataaataaatatttatcctttaaaattcaaatacaagatctttaatacttcgcaacagaatttatttcaataactaaaacagtctttggcacgaaggcctcttcataaatgtctcataaaaatccaatctaaaaacatagtcataaatcttcaaaaacaatacgtaaggaatagaaaagcaataacaaagttcccatcccgttacgtatcagagcacctaagacacacgagaaggaaagctcacacgacatcaacttaTTCTttgttacctgttagttacccatggtaggcaaacagaaggggtgagatttcacaaacaataatattaagcatataattcatcaattacatttaacaacataagcatcatcaatcatatttaacaactcatagacaacatcatgtaatcatcataataatcatcatagataataatatatcataattcacttctttaatagttcatataaagaatcacagctttaaacaatttcatgatttcacaacttaacaactcgacaacttgataacttgacaacttgacaacttaacctcttgactatgcaacttaatcttctaatcatgcatgtggtaccaatctttgagcgtaaataggctccagggcatcaagccctcaactttatttaagcgtaaaaaggctcccagggcatcaagccctcaacttaattgagcaaaggctccacggcatcaagcccccaacaatgaaatgctaatgcatggactcgacctcttaacatcttaaatcaacaacctcttatataatccaataatttggaacttcatcatcttaatcaacatagaccgactcatgcagcttagttaaataacaacagcaacacaacagtatacaaatacagcatgacataataatatcaaatgcaagtcaacaacgtctcaattattcacatataattcaagtaatgcatatacaattatatcacagtataacaacatcaaataataatcaacatcttaaaacatcatatatacatataacacttcatcaatcatggacaatatcgtattcacaacatatacattcatatactaattcatcaatcatattcaattattcactgtgacctacgtgcagtaatttgactataactctagttctataaatccttttgaagtcaaaccaacggcattagaaagctaacatttatacctacaactttcgtgtttacacttaagaccaattatgtactaatcaataccagttttcatttcaaattcggacaaagttgtgctgaaattcataaaaattcactaagacctccttggagtattgtcatcataactcctaaactataaaaatattttacgcAAAAcgaaagccattggaaagctaacaaaattatctacaactttcatttttacactaaaacccagttcaaaacggaaacatgtgaaaaagacgcaagaacatgaaacagaagatggtgtcactgtgcagctctcgggaagaacccatttttcacccaaaaatcctaattttgacttcccaatgcccaaatttgattccaaaatttgtctaaacatttatatacatcaaaagagactcgaaaccatataaaacttgaccaaaaacattattttagaaaatcatcaattaatcacttttaaccctaattcccaaattctcaaaaactaaaacctacaacatgttaaatacaattttcagaatcatagacccaagattattgaa includes these proteins:
- the LOC112418398 gene encoding uncharacterized protein — its product is MARPFQKINSLNDSKSLWKIAVRVVDLWTVGNSKNKQHIEMVGCDKEGDRIQVILPNEFKDQFKSRVAENTTFTLQNFDVEKNEMTIKATNHKFRLVFNVATTIDSIDKHDIPKPPFCFKEFDMIKKGGKPQAGPTIILLHNAKIKKATDKYELGVSNSWNATKLFINPEIPEVLQFKQGLPLDDTGSSQSQQLSVQSQMFSPSSSSLTQYSSIERFIGSAVVLPLHDILQLTETTLCVIVVKLIKSNHPRMGGTTKRALSATGAAKGDTLPLFCSENHETNAINLRFKLELEVEYNGFATKFFFWDRECNQLLGTTAADLQRVMIEAGVTNPLEYPIHLDQLENRKLVCKVKWQPSWDSCSVQAVKEDEGLIEKIKELFPKNETDQNVPIENVEIAEKDQALPIQNVGTGEVGSSQMPDYTTLSQLDILSVIPTPLLSAVCENEPDIQSALTPGKRIADSLPTDDFESPDTCSTKQSSTKIRRNIKREKKD